A window from Zingiber officinale cultivar Zhangliang chromosome 7A, Zo_v1.1, whole genome shotgun sequence encodes these proteins:
- the LOC122001221 gene encoding endo-1,4-beta-xylanase 1-like has protein sequence MADQPSSNSVCDAKSSLEKIFIDGEDQSIILNPNFDDGLNNWSAWGSCKLALHDSMGDGQIGPFSGHKYFAAASERTQSWNGIQQEITGRVQRKLAYEATAFVRVFANPSSSSAAPSAPAEVRTTLYVQAANGREQYVGIAKAMATDKDWVQLKGKFLMNGEASKIVVFVEGPPAGMDILLGSLVIKHAEKAPPSSPPDFENVTYGVNIIQNGSLSDGSDGLSGWFPLGPCKLAVVASGAPRVLPTMARDSLGTREPLNGRHIHVTDRTQTWMGPAQTITERIQIHVAYQVSAWVRVVGAQGTPQNVNVALGVDTQWVNCGQSQVTDGRWYEIGGSFRIETLTAERVMVYVQGPAAGVDLMVAGLQIFPVDRKARFRHLKNLTDKVRKRDVVLKITASDNLAVDSALPPPLVRVRQIKNSFPFGSCIARSNIDNEDFVNFFVTNFNWAVFENELKWYWTEPQQGSLNYADADELLDLCKKNGIETRGHCIFWEVESAVQGWVRALNNTDLASAVQSRLNGLLTRYKDQFQHYDVNNEMLHGTFYQDRLGRDIRSSMFKAANQLDSAATLFVNDYNVECAADTRATPETYIEQILSLQDQGAPVGGIGLQGHVKAPVGPVISSALDKLGVLGIPVWFTEIDVSAANEFVRADDLEVILREAYAHPAVEGVMLWGFWELFMSRDDAHLVNAEGDLNEAGRRLSSLLQHEWTSRAHGRVDGQGEFKFRGFHGTYSVEIRTLTKKVRQTFTVDKGDSPLVVEISL, from the exons ATGGCTGATCAACCAAGCAGCAATTCAGTTTGTGACGCTAAG agTTCCCTAGAGAAAATATTCATCGACGGAGAAGATCAAAGCATCATATTGAACCCTAACTTCGACGACGGCCTCAACAATTGGTCCGCTTGGGGATCTTGCAAGCTCGCGCTCCACGACTCCATGGGCGACGGGCAGATAGGTCCTTTTAGCGGCCACAAGTACTTTGCGGCCGCGTCGGAGCGCACTCAGAGCTGGAACGGGATTCAGCAGGAGATCACCGGCCGGGTGCAGCGGAAGCTCGCTTACGAGGCGACGGCGTTCGTTAGAGTTTTCGCCAATCCATCGTCTTCCTCTGCTGCTCCATCTGCACCTGCGGAAGTCAGAACCACTCTGTACGTTCAAGCAGCGAATGGGCGCGAACAATACGTCGGCATTGCTAA AGCGATGGCAACCGATAAGGATTGGGTGCAATTGAAGGGCAAGTTTCTGATGAACGGCGAAGCTTCTAAAATTGTGGTCTTCGTTGAAGGGCCACCGGCGGGCATGGATATCCTTCTCGGCAGCTTAGTGATCAAGCATGCAGAGAAGGCTCCTCCATCGAGTCCTCCCGATTTCGAG AATGTTACGTACGGAGTCAACATAATACAAAACGGCAGTCTCTCCGACGGCTCCGACGGGTTAAGCGGCTGGTTCCCTCTTGGCCCCTGCAAGCTCGCCGTCGTCGCGTCCGGCGCACCTCGCGTGCTTCCTACCATGGCGCGCGACTCCCTCGGGACGCGCGAGCCGCTCAACGGCCGTCACATCCACGTCACCGACCGCACGCAGACGTGGATGGGCCCCGCGCAGACCATCACGGAGAGGATCCAGATCCACGTCGCCTACCAGGTGTCGGCGTGGGTCCGCGTCGTCGGTGCGCAGGGCACGCCGCAGAACGTCAACGTCGCCCTCGGCGTGGACACCCAGTGGGTCAACTGCGGCCAAAGTCAGGTCACCGATGGACGGTGGTACGAGATCGGAGGATCATTTCGGATCGAGACGCTGACGGCAGAGAGAGTGATGGTGTACGTCCAGGGCCCGGCGGCGGGGGTTGACCTCATGGTGGCCGGGCTTCAGATTTTCCCCGTCGACCGGAAAGCAAGATTCCGGCATCTCAAGAACCTCACGGACAAG GTGAGAAAGAGAGACGTGGTTCTGAAAATTACAGCCTCGGATAATCTCGCCGTTGATTCTGCATTGCCGCCGCCATTGGTGAGAGTTCGACAAATCAAGAACAGTTTCCCTTTCGGATCATGCATCGCGCGAAGCAACATCGACAACGAGGACTTCGTCAACTTCTTCGTCACCAACTTCAATTGGGCCGTCTTCGAAAACGAACTCAAGTGGTACTGGACGGAGCCGCAGCAGGGGAGTCTCAACTATGCCGACGCCGACGAACTTCTCGATCTCTGCAAGAAGAATGGCATCGAGACGAGGGGGCATTGCATCTTCTGGGAAGTGGAGAGCGCGGTGCAGGGCTGGGTTCGCGCTCTCAACAACACCGATCTCGCCAGCGCCGTCCAAAGTCGCCTCAACGGCCTCCTGACGAGGTACAAGGATCAGTTCCAGCACTACGACGTCAATAACGAGATGCTCCACGGAACGTTCTACCAAGACCGTCTCGGAAGAGACATACGATCGAGCATGTTCAAGGCGGCGAACCAGCTAGACTCTGCAGCGACTCTGTTCGTGAACGACTACAACGTGGAGTGCGCCGCGGACACAAGGGCTACGCCGGAGACGTACATCGAGCAGATACTTAGCCTGCAGGACCAAGGCGCTCCGGTGGGGGGAATCGGCCTTCAAGGGCATGTCAAGGCACCAGTTGGGCCGGTGATCTCGTCGGCTCTGGATAAGCTGGGCGTCCTCGGCATCCCCGTCTGGTTCACAGAAATCGACGTGTCGGCGGCGAACGAGTTCGTGCGAGCGGATGACCTGGAGGTGATCCTGCGGGAGGCGTACGCGCACCCTGCGGTGGAGGGGGTGATGCTGTGGGGCTTCTGGGAGCTGTTCATGAGTCGGGACGACGCGCACTTGGTGAACGCGGAAGGCGATCTCAACGAAGCAGGGAGGAGGCTGTCGAGTCTTCTTCAGCACGAGTGGACGTCGCGTGCTCACGGAAGAGTCGATGGCCAAGGGGAGTTCAAGTTCAGGGGCTTCCATGGCACGTACAGCGTTGAGATCAGGACGCTCACGAAGAAGGTTAGGCAAACGTTCACGGTGGACAAGGGGGATTCTCCTCTGGTTGTGGAGATAAGTTTATGA
- the LOC122001220 gene encoding uncharacterized protein LOC122001220, translating into MEKLRSDLMKESEATPSEVDDGVYEEIEAPKFVDFSLPDCSRPDDRSWFCSRVGCDQNHEEVDPDALLRSFRIRVIEGRSPNVCRRKAWDREAPSLIPKCPKSAPAKSLKCRTAGRSTVTSVAENMAKTKLMDHPLSSLRLTPGDVKSRSQHSKRKEALTTPKIQKRPTNQEDFRSVSQQREPVSVVMNKSVAKSLFVDTVAAAADTTNNKEKPESSSPSKCETSVSDVCVKMKKVKVTKRVKNVPSRYLCIPKNQKSSKNAEDSAQNLNKADKTKSKMKLKSGASSIFCIPSNDFKADKEMDCHATAKGDKQFLVVNSDKECLNLETQSGEKDSVGLIKSRKIMNCEKDIQDKVSLPHSSSKPDSGAEKVEAMSKVDDEKENAPSTKKRVVSSNTRNYASENIMSATRENDPQKEVRPHIKSTTETSDREKHKRTITNPRPFRLRVDERRILKEANQERRLQVEAQAQKKSESNLKHAEVIKVVTTKEKTTKKMVEPSRQTSKDRSVTTLRKPLDAKLGRGNSKIKNPFVIAKGTRPTTVPREPNFHTVHLPRGCSKRVESKS; encoded by the exons ATGGAGAAGCTCCGGTCTGATTTGATGAAGGAATCAGAAGCGACGCCCAGCGAAGTGGACGATGGAGTCTACGAGGAGATCGAGGCACCCAAGTTCGTTGACTTCAGCCTCCCCGATTGCTCTCGGCCGGATGATCGATCCTGGTTCTGCTCCCGCGTCG GTTGTGACCAAAATCACGAGGAAGTTGATCCTGATGCTCTCCTCAGATCCTTTCGGATTAGG GTCATCGAAGGCAGAAGCCCCAATGTGTGCCGTCGAAAAGCATGGGATCGAGAAGCTCCAAG TTTGATCCCAAAATGCCCAAAATCTGCTCCTGCAAAGTCCTTAAAGTGTAGGACTGCCGGCCGGAGCACTGTGACTTCAGTTGCTGAaaatatggcaaaaaccaagctaATGGACCATCCCCTCTCGAGCTTGAGGTTAACCCCTGGTGATGTTAAGTCAAGATCACAACATTCTAAGAGAAAAGAGGCATTGACGACACCAAAAATCCAAAAACGTCCAACTAATCAAGAGGATTTTCGGAGTGTGAGCCAGCAAAGGGAACCAGTTAGTGTAGTGATGAACAAATCTGTAGCGAAATCTCTTTTTGTTGATACTGTTGCTGCTGCAGCAGATACTACTAATAACAAAGAAAAACCTGAGAGTTCTTCTCCATCCAAATGTGAGACTTCTGTATCTGACGTTTGTGTTAAAATGAAGAAGGTTAAAGTTACCAAACGCGTAAAGAATGTGCCGAGCAGGTATCTCTGTATACCAAAGAATCAGAAAAGCTCAAAGAACGCTGAAGACTCTGCACAGAATTTGAACAAGGCTGATAAAACTAAAAGTAAGATGAAGTTGAAAAGTGGGGCATCTTCAATATTCTGCATTCCCTCAAATGATTTCAAAGCTGACAAAGAAATGGATTGTCATGCGACTGCAAAGGGTGACAAGCAATTTCTAGTTGTGAATTCAGATAAAGAGTGTCTGAACTTAGAAACACAATCAGGTGAAAAGGACTCAGTAGGTCTAATTAAGTCGAGGAAGATAATGAACTGCGAGAAGGATATACAGGACAAGGTTTCTCTCCCTCACTCTTCCAGCAAACCTGACAGTGGAGCTGAAAAAGTGGAAGCAATGTCTAAGGTagatgatgagaaagaaaatgcTCCTAGCACCAAGAAAAG AGTTGTTAGTTCAAACACCCGAAATTATGCAAGTGAGAACATCATGTCTGCAACTAGAGAGAATGATCCCCAGAAG GAAGTTAGACCTCATATCAAGTCCACCACTGAAACTTCTGATCGAGAGAAACATAAAAGGACAATTACAAATCCAAGGCCTTTTAGATTAAGAGTTGAT GAAAGGAGGATTCTTAAGGAAGCAAACCAGGAAAGAAGGCTTCAGGTTGAAGCTCAAGCTCAAAAGAAGAGTGAATCCAATCTCAAGCATGCAGAAGTAATCAAG GTAGTAACAACCAAGGAGAAAACCACTAAAAAGATGGTAGAACCATCAAGGCAAACATCTAAGGACAGAAG TGTGACAACATTGAGGAAGCCACTGGATGCTAAACTAGGAAGAGGTAACAGCAAAATCAAGAATCCTTTTGTTATAGCAAAAGGAACAAGACCTACAACAGTTCCACGAGAACCAAACTTCCATACCGTACATCTACCAAGAGGTTGCTCCAAGAGGGTAGAGTCAAAAAGTTGA